The Stigmatopora argus isolate UIUO_Sarg chromosome 23, RoL_Sarg_1.0, whole genome shotgun sequence genome contains a region encoding:
- the LOC144068968 gene encoding sodium- and chloride-dependent GABA transporter 2-like gives MTTGDNIKVGFQNGTAPPPSEVKMEERGQWSNKVEFILSVAGSIIGLGNMWRFPYLCYKNGGGAFLIPYLIFLFACGVPVFFLETALGQYTSQGGVTCWRKISPLFEGLGYGTQVIVTLLNFYYIIVLAWGMFYLSFSFSWDLPWSSCNNTWNTENCLEFQRRNTSTNQSLSNATSPVMEFWERRALRISPGIDHMGSLNWDLVLCLFIAWVMCYFCIWKGVKSTGKVVYFTATFPYLMLIVLLVRGLTLPGAGIGIQFYLYPDLGRLADPQVWMDAGTQIFFSYAICLGSLTALGSYNKYNNNCYRDCLALCFLNSGTSFVAGFAIFSILGFMSYEQNVPISEVAESGPGLAFIAYPRAVTMMPFSPLWAALFFIMIVFLGLDSQFVCVESLVTAIVDMYPATFRRKNRRELFLLVVVLFSFLVGLVMLMEGGMYVFQLFDYYAASGMCLLFMGLFETVCIAWVYGADRFYDNIEDMIGYRPGPYIKYCWMFFTPATCIGTFAFSLIKYTPLKYNNEYVYPWWGYVIGWLLALSSMVCIPLWMVYKISTSQGTFRERIKLLTTPSEDLPKTKREQERFLAIFAPEEESSRNKNGYHSVSEHDSNL, from the exons ATGACGACGG gTGACAACATCAAGGTGGGCTTCCAGAACGGAACGGCGCCGCCCCCCTCGGAGGTGAAGATGGAGGAGAGGGGTCAGTGGAGCAACAAGGTGGAGTTCATTCTGTCCGTGGCGGGCTCCATCATCGGGCTGGGCAACATGTGGCGCTTTCCGTACCTCTGCTACAAGAACGGAGGGG GTGCCTTCCTCATCCCGTACCTCATCTTCCTCTTTGCCTGCGGGGTTCCCGTCTTCTTCCTGGAGACGGCGTTGGGTCAGTATACCAGCCAGGGGGGCGTGACTTGTTGGAGAAAAATCAGCCCCTTGTTTGAAG GTCTCGGCTACGGCACCCAAGTGATAGTGACCCTCCTGAACTTCTACTACATCATAGTCCTAGCGTGGGGGATGTTCTATCtgtccttctccttctcctggGATCTACCTTGGTCTTCCTGCAACAACACCTGGAACACGG AAAACTGCCTGGAATTCCAGAGGAGAAACACCTCCACCAATCAAAGCCTCTCTAACGCCACGTCTCCGGTCATGGAGTTCTGGGA GAGGCGAGCGTTGAGGATCTCGCCTGGAATCGACCACATGGGCTCGCTTAACTGGGACCTGGTCTTGTGTCTGTTCATCGCCTGGGTCATGTGCTACTTCTGCATCTGGAAGGGGGTTAAATCCACAGGAAAA GTGGTCTACTTTACGGCGACCTTTCCGTATCTGATGCTAATTGTGCTGCTGGTGAGGGGGCTCACGTTGCCTGGTGCTGGGATCGGGATTCAGTTTTACCTCTATCCTGATTTGGGACGTCTGGCCGACCCACAG GTATGGATGGATGCCGGGACCCAAATCTTCTTCTCTTATGCAATCTGCTTAGGCTCCCTGACCGCTCTAGGCAGTTAtaacaaatacaacaacaactgtTATAG AGATTGCCTAGCCTTGTGCTTTCTGAACAGCGGCACCAGTTTCGTGGCCGGGTTCGCCATCTTCTCCATTCTCGGATTCATGTCTTACGAGCAGAACGTGCCGATCTCGGAGGTGGCGGAATCGG GCCCGGGTTTAGCGTTCATCGCTTACCCACGTGCCGTGACCATGATGCCTTTCTCTCCTCTGTGGGCCGCCCTCTTCTTCATCATGATTGTTTTTCTCGGGCTGGACAGTCAG TTTGTGTGCGTGGAAAGCCTCGTGACCGCCATCGTCGACATGTACCCGGCTACTTTCCGTCGGAAGAATCGGAGAGAGCTCTTTCTCCTGGTCGTGGTGCTGTTTTCCTTCCTGGTGGGGCTTGTCATGCTTATGGAG GGCGGCATGTACGTCTTCCAGCTCTTTGATTACTACGCCGCTAGCGGCATGTGTCTCCTCTTCATGGGCCTTTTTGAGACCGTCTGCATCGCGTGGGTTTACG GTGCCGACCGCTTTTACGACAACATCGAAGACATGATTGGCTACCGTCCCGGGCCTTACATCAAGTACTGCTGGATGTTCTTCACCCCAGCGACGTGTATT GGTACTTTTGCCTTCTCCCTTATTAAATACACTCCCTTAAAATACAACAATGAGTATGTGTATCCATGGTGGGGctatgtgattggctggctgctAGCTCTTTCCTCCATGGTCTGCATCCCCTTGTGGATGGTGTATAAGATCAGCACCAGTCAAGGGACATTCAGagag CGAATCAAGTTGCTCACCACTCCGTCGGAGGATTTGCCCAAAAcgaagagagagcaagagaggttTTTAGCCATTTTTGCACCAGAAGAAGAATCCAGCAGGAATAAAAATGGCTACCATTCTGTGTCAGAACATGACTCCAATTTATGA